A region of Bombilactobacillus folatiphilus DNA encodes the following proteins:
- the murC gene encoding UDP-N-acetylmuramate--L-alanine ligase produces the protein MEKTQYHFVGIKGTGMSALALILHDLGFPVQGSDITKQTFTQTGLEQAGIKITAFAADNIHAGLTIVAGNAFGDDNSEIAQAKKLNLPMLTYPQLVGQLVQKYTSIGVAGAHGKTSTTGLLAHVLEGIAPTSYLIGDGTGKGIAESQFFVFEADEYRRHFLDYAPDYLIMTNIDFDHPDYFTDIDDVFDAFQTEANQVQKAIFAWGDDPLLQKITPPQGTKLYYYGLNDGDDFQAVGIKRTTTGSSFEVLHHQQSLGRFEIPMFGQHNILNTLAVIGVSYLEQIAMSEVQHELQTFSGVKRRYSEKQVADMILIDDYAHHPSEIKATIDAARQQYPDKKILVVFQPHTYSRLQALLPGFITSLNLADQVFLTEIFGSIREQQGQISSADLGQQLAHGGEVITQTDFGTLLDYHDAVVIFMGAGDIQKYETAYEQQLKQR, from the coding sequence ATGGAAAAAACGCAGTATCATTTTGTGGGTATTAAGGGTACAGGAATGAGCGCTTTAGCTTTAATTTTGCATGATCTGGGTTTTCCCGTGCAAGGCTCTGATATTACGAAACAGACATTTACCCAAACAGGTTTGGAACAAGCTGGCATCAAGATTACAGCTTTTGCCGCGGATAATATTCATGCTGGGTTAACGATTGTGGCAGGCAATGCTTTTGGTGATGATAATTCGGAAATTGCACAAGCTAAAAAGCTCAATTTGCCAATGCTGACTTATCCGCAATTAGTGGGGCAGTTGGTTCAAAAATATACTTCGATTGGTGTGGCTGGTGCGCATGGCAAAACTAGTACCACGGGCTTGTTGGCACATGTATTAGAAGGTATTGCACCTACTAGTTATTTAATTGGTGATGGTACCGGTAAGGGGATTGCCGAGAGTCAATTTTTCGTCTTTGAAGCAGATGAATATCGGCGCCATTTTTTGGATTATGCACCGGATTATTTAATCATGACCAATATTGACTTTGATCACCCTGATTATTTTACAGATATTGATGATGTTTTTGATGCGTTTCAAACCGAGGCTAATCAGGTTCAAAAAGCCATTTTTGCTTGGGGTGATGATCCGCTCTTGCAAAAAATTACGCCGCCACAAGGAACCAAATTGTATTACTACGGTTTGAATGATGGAGACGATTTTCAAGCGGTAGGAATCAAACGGACAACGACGGGTTCTAGTTTTGAAGTGTTGCACCATCAGCAAAGTTTGGGGCGGTTTGAGATTCCAATGTTTGGTCAACATAATATTTTGAATACGTTGGCGGTAATTGGGGTCAGTTATCTAGAGCAAATTGCGATGTCTGAAGTTCAACATGAATTGCAGACCTTTTCCGGTGTGAAGCGTCGTTATAGCGAAAAGCAGGTCGCAGATATGATTTTGATTGATGATTATGCGCATCATCCTTCAGAAATCAAGGCCACAATTGATGCTGCGCGCCAGCAGTATCCTGATAAAAAGATTCTTGTTGTCTTTCAGCCGCACACTTATAGTCGTTTGCAAGCATTGTTACCAGGCTTTATTACGAGTTTGAATTTAGCTGATCAAGTCTTCTTAACGGAGATTTTTGGTTCAATTCGCGAGCAGCAGGGTCAAATTTCGAGTGCTGATTTGGGCCAGCAACTAGCGCATGGTGGTGAAGTCATTACGCAAACGGATTTCGGCACTTTACTAGATTATCATGATGCTGTCGTGATTTTCATGGGTGCAGGTGATATTCAAAAATATGAAACAGCTTATGAACAACAATTGAAGCAACGTTAA
- the trmB gene encoding tRNA (guanosine(46)-N7)-methyltransferase TrmB, with translation MRLRNKPWAKDLIQAHPEAILDRPLNMAGHWQQRFNKVQPLELELGSGKGQFIIEKAHQNPDHNFIAMELQTAAAAMILHKQVAAKLPNLQILIDNGQKLTELFKPGEIAKIYLNFSDPWPKSKHTKRRLTSPNFLKLYQQVLPPKGQLEFKTDNQGLFEYSLVSLTDFGMQLEQVSLDLHASELQATNILTEYEEKFAGKGQRIYYLAAHFSA, from the coding sequence ATGCGATTACGGAATAAACCTTGGGCAAAAGATTTAATCCAAGCTCACCCAGAGGCTATTTTAGATCGTCCACTTAATATGGCCGGTCATTGGCAGCAGCGTTTTAACAAAGTTCAGCCATTAGAATTAGAATTGGGTTCTGGGAAAGGGCAGTTTATTATCGAAAAAGCCCACCAGAATCCTGATCATAATTTTATTGCGATGGAGTTGCAAACAGCTGCTGCAGCAATGATTCTCCACAAGCAAGTTGCGGCAAAATTACCCAACTTACAAATTTTGATTGATAATGGCCAAAAGTTAACGGAATTATTTAAACCAGGGGAAATTGCTAAAATCTATTTGAATTTTTCTGATCCTTGGCCAAAATCAAAACACACGAAAAGACGGTTAACTTCACCAAATTTTTTGAAATTATATCAACAGGTTTTGCCTCCCAAAGGTCAACTTGAATTTAAAACAGATAATCAAGGTTTATTTGAATATTCATTAGTAAGTTTAACTGATTTTGGAATGCAATTAGAACAAGTTAGCTTAGATTTACATGCCAGTGAGTTGCAAGCGACGAATATCTTGACGGAATATGAGGAAAAATTTGCGGGCAAGGGTCAACGAATTTATTATTTGGCAGCCCATTTTTCAGCTTAA
- a CDS encoding thioredoxin family protein produces the protein MQKLEDQATTKISELTKSGKYILFFEADWCPDCKFIEPEMPAIEQDYPDYQFIQVDRDQFLDLAKELGIMGIPSFVAFKDGQEIGRLVNKDRKTKAQVESFLDSLPK, from the coding sequence GTGCAAAAGCTTGAAGATCAAGCAACAACCAAGATTTCAGAATTAACGAAATCGGGTAAATATATTTTATTTTTTGAGGCAGATTGGTGCCCTGATTGTAAATTTATCGAACCAGAGATGCCAGCAATCGAACAGGATTACCCGGATTATCAGTTTATTCAAGTTGATCGGGATCAATTTTTGGATTTAGCAAAAGAGTTAGGTATTATGGGTATTCCTAGTTTTGTAGCATTTAAGGATGGACAAGAAATTGGTCGTTTGGTGAATAAAGATCGCAAGACTAAGGCACAAGTAGAAAGTTTTCTTGATTCATTACCAAAATAA
- a CDS encoding ABC transporter permease, with protein MKDLWQSRLERHLKEQSKFLRLVFNEYFIIAIIFMIGALGFWYSKALTHLAPHTWWTQPVAIIVLIILALWFQVATLMQPADTTFLLPKEQELKQYLLHARNYSLILPLLGLCIGNFLLTPFWARGAGFQALDVLAVAVVTLVLEIGVINNRLASFYVTQRGQLLGESLVSLLVTLGITVYINRILGIVLAVILCLASFYQLSTLMNQRLLNWNYLVQQEQQRSYQIKRFYNLFTDVPGMSSKVRRYRFLDVFFKPISTKQTQTSLYLFARGFVRNTEYSSLFLRLTVLSLLLIAFLKNVWLITVIASLFLYLVEFQLIPLYKSYDTNVLFQIYPLTSVQKQHSFVQLLTVILVVQWFLDVLVLVLVYHLSSITFISGGLSLLVTICLLLYLPHQLQKIER; from the coding sequence ATGAAAGACTTATGGCAAAGCCGACTAGAGCGTCATTTAAAGGAACAAAGTAAATTTTTAAGGTTAGTATTTAATGAGTATTTTATTATTGCGATCATTTTTATGATTGGGGCGTTAGGTTTTTGGTATTCCAAAGCTTTGACGCATTTAGCACCACATACTTGGTGGACGCAACCTGTGGCGATTATTGTATTAATTATTTTGGCACTCTGGTTTCAAGTAGCGACTTTGATGCAACCAGCAGATACCACTTTTTTACTGCCGAAAGAACAAGAGCTCAAGCAGTATTTGCTTCATGCACGTAATTACAGTCTGATTTTGCCCTTGTTGGGTTTGTGTATCGGCAATTTTTTATTGACACCCTTTTGGGCACGAGGTGCTGGTTTTCAGGCTCTTGATGTATTAGCCGTGGCTGTAGTGACGTTAGTATTAGAAATTGGCGTGATCAATAATCGGTTAGCCAGTTTTTATGTGACACAACGGGGACAATTGTTAGGAGAAAGTTTAGTAAGTTTGCTGGTAACTTTGGGAATAACGGTTTATATCAATCGAATTCTAGGCATTGTCTTAGCGGTCATTTTATGTCTCGCCAGCTTTTATCAATTATCGACTTTAATGAACCAGCGATTATTAAATTGGAATTATCTGGTCCAACAAGAACAGCAACGGAGTTACCAAATTAAACGTTTCTACAATTTATTTACTGACGTGCCCGGGATGTCTAGTAAGGTGCGTCGTTATCGATTCTTAGATGTGTTCTTTAAGCCGATTTCAACTAAGCAAACACAAACAAGTTTGTATTTATTTGCGCGTGGTTTTGTTCGCAATACCGAGTACAGCAGTTTATTTTTACGGTTAACAGTTTTGAGTTTATTACTAATTGCCTTTTTGAAAAATGTTTGGCTTATTACTGTGATTGCGTCGTTATTTTTGTATTTAGTTGAATTTCAGTTGATACCATTGTATAAAAGTTATGATACGAACGTGCTATTTCAGATTTATCCATTAACATCTGTTCAAAAGCAGCATAGCTTTGTACAATTATTAACAGTTATTTTAGTCGTTCAATGGTTCTTAGACGTGTTAGTGTTAGTTTTAGTCTATCATTTGAGTTCGATTACCTTTATTAGTGGTGGTTTGAGTTTATTAGTAACCATCTGCTTGCTACTGTATTTACCGCACCAGTTACAAAAAATTGAGAGATAG
- the ytpR gene encoding YtpR family tRNA-binding protein, which translates to MQISVYNPSVLGNALLITLGADTTTQTVIQKEQIVQILDDQNQVIGYNFLEIVPNLQLDPEGSGQVHLTAPQITVLNDALQAAGFDQQLQFDPTQYFVAGLVKKMQPHPDSDHLHICQIELDQAQTVQIVCGAPNIEVGQIVAVAKVGAMMPDGKIIYSGVLRGVPSEGMVCAPRELQLKNAPQKRGILVLDDQTTVGSPLDFAALNQLY; encoded by the coding sequence TTGCAGATAAGTGTTTACAATCCTTCGGTCTTAGGTAACGCATTATTAATCACATTGGGAGCAGATACAACGACCCAAACAGTAATTCAGAAGGAGCAGATTGTTCAAATTTTGGATGATCAAAATCAAGTGATTGGCTATAATTTTTTGGAAATCGTTCCCAATTTGCAGTTAGATCCCGAAGGTAGTGGGCAAGTTCATTTAACAGCGCCGCAAATTACCGTTTTAAATGATGCTTTACAAGCGGCTGGTTTTGACCAACAATTACAATTTGATCCAACACAGTATTTTGTCGCAGGCTTGGTTAAGAAAATGCAGCCTCATCCAGATTCCGATCATTTGCATATTTGTCAAATTGAATTAGATCAAGCGCAAACAGTGCAGATTGTCTGTGGGGCACCAAATATTGAAGTTGGGCAGATCGTGGCTGTGGCTAAAGTAGGTGCGATGATGCCCGATGGTAAAATTATTTATTCAGGTGTTTTACGTGGTGTGCCAAGTGAGGGCATGGTTTGCGCGCCAAGAGAATTACAATTAAAAAATGCTCCACAAAAACGCGGTATTTTGGTATTAGATGACCAAACAACTGTTGGTTCACCGTTAGATTTTGCTGCTTTAAACCAACTTTATTAA
- a CDS encoding ABC transporter ATP-binding protein yields MTLVVDHLTGGYGRLPVIKDESFTVQNGETVGLIGLNGAGKSTTIKHIIGLLQPQQGQIKLDDIDLKQDITAYRSQIAYVPELPVLYPELTLKEHLELTMMAYNLDEQATWQQAHQLLQTFRLDDKLNWFPINFSKGMKQKVMIVCAFITQAKLFIVDEPFTGLDPLAVQDLLDLVQAKKQAGAAVLMSTHILANAEQSADRFILLNHGQVRAQGTLPQIKEQFGAQDDNLNDLYLRMSKEA; encoded by the coding sequence ATGACTTTAGTAGTAGATCATTTAACTGGAGGTTATGGACGCTTGCCAGTCATTAAAGATGAGAGTTTTACAGTCCAAAATGGCGAAACAGTCGGGCTTATCGGGCTGAATGGTGCTGGTAAATCCACCACGATTAAACATATTATTGGCTTACTGCAGCCTCAGCAAGGTCAAATTAAACTGGATGACATTGATTTAAAGCAAGATATTACCGCTTACCGCAGTCAGATTGCATACGTGCCCGAATTGCCAGTTTTATATCCGGAACTGACTTTGAAGGAACATTTAGAATTAACGATGATGGCTTATAATTTGGATGAACAAGCGACTTGGCAGCAAGCCCATCAATTATTGCAGACTTTTCGCTTGGATGATAAATTAAATTGGTTTCCGATTAATTTTTCTAAAGGGATGAAGCAAAAAGTTATGATTGTTTGCGCGTTTATCACGCAGGCTAAATTATTCATTGTAGATGAACCATTTACTGGATTAGATCCCTTAGCGGTGCAAGATTTGTTAGATTTGGTGCAAGCCAAAAAACAAGCAGGGGCGGCAGTATTGATGTCGACGCATATTTTGGCAAACGCTGAACAAAGTGCGGATCGGTTTATTTTGTTGAATCATGGGCAAGTGCGGGCGCAAGGAACGTTGCCACAAATTAAGGAACAATTTGGTGCGCAAGATGATAATTTAAATGACCTTTATTTGCGGATGTCCAAGGAGGCCTAG
- the polA gene encoding DNA polymerase I, whose protein sequence is MTTKRLVLVDGNSIAFRAFFAMHNVLDKFKTPEGLHTNAIYAFNSMLNLILNKANPTDMLVAFDAGKVTFRTKMYPQYKGDRPTTPDEFREQLPYIKELLTARGIKSYELANYEADDIIGTMATQAKQQGYEVVIVTGDHDLTQLADDRVTVALTVKGVSDLEFYTPESFKEEMDITPRQLIDLKGLMGDTSDHYPGVSKVGKITALKLLHQYGSIENLYANLGEMKPSRLKDHLIEDKDMAFLCKQLAEINCQAPVTIQLNELHYDGDQREQLIAFYRKLNFRSFLNQMDVPLDPHPAEARAKVDYQPLTVTALKELVQKQQPLSVVIEMLGADYHTEPIIGVAVGNEETILVADHDDILLDDFTKQWLADEQAVKYVFDLKCDLVTLNRYGILFKGATFDALLASYLVDVNDNTNDLGLIAQSYGYSNLLPDMEVYGKGAHVAVPPTERLQEHLANKVAALNYLQKSLPEALKKHDQDQLFDEIELPLSHVLAQMEIDGVKVDTNVLRTMQNDLSGRLAALEAAIYEKAGQKFNINSSKQLSEILFDKMGLKPLKKTKTGYSTSMEVLEKLRDQAPIVDDILNYRQVAKIQSTYVLGLLKAIAPDCRVHTRYLQTLTQTGRLSSVDPNLQNIPARDEGRDIRKAFVPQQAGWQLFSSDYSQIELRVLAHLSGDDNMQQAFREDYDIHAHTAMKIFNLHSVDEVTPNMRRKAKATNFGIVYGISDYGLAKNIGISRKEAAEFINSYFDQYPKVEEYMNEMVKKAREDGYVETIMHRRRYLPDIHARSFPVRSFAERTAMNTPIQGSAADIIKIAMINMEQQLKEQHLQARMLLQVHDELIFEAPQEEIEILAQLVPKVMDSAVTLDVPLKVESAAGRTWFEAKG, encoded by the coding sequence ATGACTACAAAAAGATTGGTATTAGTCGACGGAAATAGTATTGCGTTTCGGGCTTTTTTCGCGATGCACAATGTGTTAGACAAATTTAAAACGCCGGAAGGTTTGCACACCAATGCAATCTATGCTTTCAATAGCATGCTAAATTTAATTTTGAATAAAGCTAATCCGACGGATATGTTGGTGGCGTTTGATGCGGGGAAAGTCACTTTTCGCACGAAAATGTATCCCCAATATAAGGGGGATCGGCCGACCACGCCAGATGAGTTTCGCGAGCAATTGCCGTACATTAAGGAGTTATTGACGGCACGAGGAATTAAGTCTTACGAGTTAGCTAATTATGAAGCAGATGATATTATTGGCACGATGGCGACACAAGCTAAACAGCAAGGTTATGAAGTCGTTATTGTGACAGGCGATCATGATTTGACTCAATTGGCGGATGACCGAGTAACTGTTGCGTTAACTGTCAAAGGTGTTTCGGATTTGGAATTTTATACGCCAGAATCTTTTAAAGAAGAAATGGATATCACACCGCGTCAGTTAATTGACTTAAAAGGTTTGATGGGGGACACTTCGGACCATTATCCTGGAGTTTCTAAAGTTGGTAAAATCACCGCTTTAAAGTTGCTTCATCAATATGGCTCTATAGAAAATTTGTATGCCAATTTAGGTGAGATGAAGCCCAGTCGACTCAAAGATCATTTAATTGAAGATAAGGATATGGCGTTCTTATGTAAACAATTGGCGGAAATTAATTGTCAAGCGCCTGTAACCATTCAGCTCAATGAGTTACATTATGATGGCGATCAACGCGAGCAATTAATTGCGTTTTATCGAAAGCTGAATTTTCGTTCGTTTTTGAATCAAATGGATGTGCCGTTGGATCCCCATCCTGCAGAAGCCCGTGCAAAAGTGGATTATCAACCGCTAACGGTGACTGCTTTGAAAGAATTGGTTCAAAAACAACAGCCTTTGAGTGTGGTCATTGAGATGTTGGGCGCCGATTATCACACAGAACCGATTATTGGCGTGGCAGTTGGCAATGAGGAAACCATTCTAGTTGCGGATCATGATGATATTTTGTTGGATGATTTCACTAAGCAATGGTTAGCTGATGAACAGGCTGTCAAATATGTGTTTGACTTAAAATGTGATTTGGTGACCTTGAATCGTTATGGAATTTTATTCAAAGGGGCCACGTTTGATGCATTATTGGCTTCATATTTAGTTGATGTAAATGATAATACCAATGATCTGGGGCTGATTGCGCAATCGTATGGTTATAGCAATTTATTGCCGGATATGGAAGTCTATGGTAAGGGCGCGCATGTAGCAGTGCCGCCGACCGAGCGCTTGCAGGAGCATTTGGCCAACAAGGTTGCGGCTTTGAATTATTTGCAAAAAAGTTTACCAGAGGCTTTGAAAAAGCATGATCAAGATCAATTATTTGATGAAATCGAACTGCCGTTGTCGCATGTTTTGGCGCAGATGGAAATTGATGGGGTCAAAGTTGATACTAACGTATTACGGACGATGCAAAATGATTTGAGTGGCCGCTTGGCCGCTCTGGAAGCGGCTATTTATGAAAAGGCTGGTCAAAAATTCAATATCAATTCTTCTAAGCAATTAAGCGAGATTCTATTTGACAAAATGGGTCTGAAACCGTTGAAAAAGACGAAAACTGGTTATTCAACATCAATGGAAGTTTTGGAAAAATTGCGCGATCAAGCGCCCATTGTTGATGATATTTTGAATTATCGGCAAGTTGCTAAGATTCAATCAACTTATGTACTAGGCTTGCTCAAAGCGATTGCGCCCGATTGTCGGGTGCATACGCGCTATTTACAGACTTTAACTCAAACGGGTCGCTTGTCATCGGTAGATCCGAATTTACAGAATATCCCAGCTCGTGATGAAGGTCGCGATATTCGTAAGGCTTTTGTGCCGCAACAAGCTGGTTGGCAACTGTTTTCCAGTGATTATTCGCAGATTGAGTTACGAGTGTTAGCGCATTTGTCCGGTGATGATAATATGCAGCAGGCCTTTCGGGAAGATTATGATATTCACGCGCACACGGCGATGAAAATTTTTAACTTGCATAGTGTTGATGAAGTGACACCTAATATGCGTCGCAAAGCCAAGGCAACGAATTTTGGAATTGTCTACGGCATTAGTGATTACGGTTTAGCCAAAAATATTGGTATTTCACGCAAGGAAGCGGCCGAATTCATCAATTCTTACTTTGATCAATATCCTAAAGTGGAAGAGTATATGAACGAAATGGTTAAAAAAGCGCGTGAAGATGGTTATGTTGAAACAATTATGCATCGGCGGCGTTATTTGCCTGATATTCATGCACGGAGTTTTCCAGTGCGCTCCTTTGCGGAACGGACGGCGATGAATACGCCGATTCAAGGCAGTGCGGCGGATATTATCAAAATTGCGATGATTAATATGGAACAACAACTGAAAGAACAGCATTTACAGGCACGCATGTTACTACAAGTTCACGATGAGTTAATCTTTGAAGCACCTCAAGAAGAAATTGAGATTTTGGCACAATTAGTTCCCAAAGTGATGGATTCAGCAGTCACACTGGATGTCCCGTTGAAAGTCGAGTCAGCTGCTGGTCGGACTTGGTTTGAAGCTAAGGGATAA